One Nicotiana tomentosiformis chromosome 4, ASM39032v3, whole genome shotgun sequence genomic window carries:
- the LOC104092132 gene encoding calvin cycle protein CP12-3, chloroplastic produces the protein MALNLKVSCPIVSSGSGLRSWALTRKGLQKVTMSSGGSGAPKYKGTQMREKQLTEMIEKKVKEAKAVCGEDARSDECKVAWDEVEEVSQAKAHLRIKLQLNQDPLESFCQDNPETDECRIYED, from the coding sequence ATGGCACTGAACCTGAAGGTATCATGTCCTATTGTTTCCAGTGGTTCTGGGCTGAGATCATGGGCTCTGACGAGGAAAGGTTTGCAAAAGGTGACGATGAGCTCTGGCGGATCAGGAGCGCCGAAGTATAAAGGAACACAGATGAGAGAAAAACAACTGACGGAAATGATAGAGAAGAAAGTGAAGGAAGCTAAGGCGGTGTGCGGGGAAGATGCCAGATCCGACGAGTGTAAGGTGGCGTGGGACGAGGTTGAAGAAGTCAGCCAGGCTAAGGCCCATTTGCGCATCAAGCTTCAGCTCAATCAAGACCCACTTGAATCCTTCTGTCAAGATAATCCTGAGACCGATGAGTGTCGCATCTATGAAGATTAA